In Montipora capricornis isolate CH-2021 chromosome 4, ASM3666992v2, whole genome shotgun sequence, a single genomic region encodes these proteins:
- the LOC138046690 gene encoding glycoprotein 3-alpha-L-fucosyltransferase A-like encodes NGIGRGSKLVLFYTPLFGRRPWPGLANDHNFTRWRGIGCREQACRISYNQSDLVKSDAVLFYGRDLPSVSHMVHIMKRKPAQQRWIYFMHESPVFAYSNVASYNGFFNWTMTYRRDSDFFVPYRYYTRLQPDEIVLQATQTTNFAEGKDKLAVWIVSHCGELRDELVRALMKFIKVDIFGSCSKNFNQSESCPKASPECSQKLLRYKFFFAFENSFCLDYITEKYWYLSLDHNIVPVVMGGASYEDEQLAIPGSFIDVANFQSVEALVKYLLYLDSNDTAYNEYFKWKKEFKPFLPESWTCKICAALHNDTLPAKVYNLDDFWGVGKSCGKNEDKIRKLISQAD; translated from the coding sequence AATGGAATTGGGCGCGGATCAAAATTGGTTTTATTTTACACGCCGTTGTTCGGTCGTAGACCATGGCCGGGCCTCGCGAACGATCACAATTTCACGCGCTGGAGGGGCATCGGTTGTCGTGAACAAGCGTGTCGGATAAGTTACAACCAAAGTGACCTTGTAAAGAGCGATGCAGTTTTGTTTTACGGCAGAGACTTGCCAAGTGTATCTCACATGGTGCACATTATGAAGAGAAAACCAGCACAACAGCGATGGATATATTTCATGCATGAAAGTCCCGTATTTGCTTACTCCAATGTCGCTTCTTATAACGGCTTCTTTAATTGGACCATGACCTATCGAAGGGATTCGGATTTTTTCGTACCATATCGATACTACACACGATTGCAACCCGACGAGATTGTACTTCAGGCGACGCAGACTACCAACTTTGCGGAGGGAAAAGACAAACTGGCTGTTTGGATCGTAAGTCACTGCGGCGAACTCAGAGACGAGTTGGTCAGAGCGCTTATGAAATTCATCAAAGTGGATATTTTTGGATCGTGCTCAAAGAACTTTAATCAATCTGAATCGTGTCCAAAAGCGTCTCCAGAATGCAGTCAGAAGCTATTGCGTTACAAATTCTTTTTTGCCTTTGAAAATTCGTTCTGCCTTGATTACATAACAGAAAAATATTGGTACCTATCGCTCGATCACAACATTGTTCCTGTTGTGATGGGTGGAGCTTCCTATGAAGACGAACAACTCGCTATTCCCGGCTCTTTTATCGACGTTGCGAATTTCCAGTCTGTCGAAGCCCTTGTGAAATATCTCCTTTACTTAGACTCAAATGACACTGCATATAACGAATATTTCAAGTGGAAGAAAGAATTTAAACCATTCTTACCTGAATCTTGGACCTGCAAGATTTGTGCTGCGTTGCACAACGATACCTTGCCAGCCAAAGTGTACAACTTGGACGATTTTTGGGGAGTAGGgaaatcttgtggaaaaaaCGAGGATAAAATACGCAAACTTATTTCCCAAGCAGACTAA